From the Paraflavitalea soli genome, the window CATCTACTTCTGCCAGCAATGACTGACTGTAATCGGCAGTGAGGAGATCATGGTATGCTTCGAGCAATTGCTGCACAGGCGAAAAAGGATTTTTGCCGGGTGCGGTACAATATTCCTGGATCCAGTTATAAATAACCGGCAGGTCGAGTGGTATACAAAAAGGCCTTAAAGCGAATACGCGGTGGTCACCCGGCAGCCGCCCATAAAAGAAGGGCGTGTACCGGATACCCGGATCGAGGGGACTGCACAATAGTTTCTCAGTAAATGGACGCATAGCAATAAGGTTCACATCACGATATAGGAACTGCTCAACAAGGCGGCGAACTCCGTCATGTGTAAGCATTAACTGTCTGGTGTTGTCCATGGTAGCAATATTGAACTGAATTAGTCAAGTATGCTATCAAAGGGTCGGTCATTAGGATGTAGAGTGTTGCTATGGAGAGTCTCCAAATCTAACTTTATATACGAACGTATGAAAAACTATTACCGTAGCGGAACGTTGTTTTTTATTGATTTAGTCACTAATGTTTAAACAACTGTAGGGGAAAACACTTACGAATATACGTATGGTGTACCTATACGCTTAAACGATTTGCGCTATACCAGGGAGAGATCGTTAATTGAGGGGATTACTGGCCGGGGAATTATGTTGTTCTTTGGCAATCAGGGTGGCAATCTGTTCCCATGTTTTGTATCTGTTGCCGGCGTAGTCGGCGAGCGCCTGTTTGAGCTGGCCGGACTCGATCAGTTTTTCAAAGAGGGCCCTATTCTCTCCGGCATCGTTTACCCAGTTGTCGAGTTCGATCTGTTCAATACCTGTGAGCCCATCCCGCATAAATTTGAGGATGAGTTCGGCTTTTCTTTTGATCATATTGTTCTCCATCGTAGGTTTCATTGTTGTTAGAACGGGACTTACCGACTGACAATAACTTTATTGCCTATGATGGCAAATTGAACACGACTAAGCTGCTCGAGGTATCTTAATAACTGTGATAAAGGGGTATTTCTTTCGATAGTGCCGGTAAACAGGTCGCTGATATCATCTTCATAAATAACCTCTATATCGTACCACCGCTCCAGCTGTTTCATGACCTGGTCAATATTGGCGTCTTTAAACCTGAATAAGCCTTCTTTCCAGGCAATGGCTTCGGCAGTATGGGCATTGTTGTATATCGCGAGCTGGCCATTGTTTTCCAACCGGCCCTCCTGGCCGGGTATCAGGGTAAGTTCATTGGCTCCGTGGGTGAGTTGAAGCACGCCCTCCAGCAAGGTGGCGTGGATATGGGCATCATCGTCATACGCTTTCACATTGAAGCGGGCTCCCAGCGCCCGTATTTCGGCATTTCCTGTATCGAGACTCACGACAAAGGGCAGAACGGCGGCGGAGTCTCCGGGGGGCGGCGCAGCATTGCCAGCCAGGGGAGTTGGCAACCTGGTCACTTCAAAATAGGCTTCTCCCTGTAATTCCACGCGGCGATCCATGCTTCCAAATACGACGGGATAGCGCAGGGTGGATCCAGCGTTCAACCAAACCCTGCTCCCATCGGGCAATATCACTTTATATTGCCCTTTCCGGGGTACGCGGATGGTATTGTAATAGAGACTGTCTCCGGCATACGTGGAATAATAGGAAAGCCATCCGTTCTCTTTGAACACACGGGTACGTCCGTTGGCATCGGTAGCGAGTACACCGTTGATGGTATCTACCAGGATAATAACAGACCTATCATCAAGTGTCAGTTTGGCTTGTTCGCAACCTGGCCATACCTCATTGCTGAATCGCCTGGGCAGGGCCATGGCCATGTTGCGGGATGTATTATTCATATGTTGCCAGCATATCCAGGCACCTGCCAGCAGGATCACTGCTATACCGGCGCCGATTATCCGGCGGCGCCAGCGGAACCACCATCCAGACTGCTGGATGTTATTGATGGCTATGGATGCCTGTATCTTATTCAGTATCTTCTTTCTCTTTTCATCATACCTGTTCAAGGCGCTGCGCAGGTGTTCGGGATTTGTAAGGGATTCAAATAAGTGGCGGTTATCATCGGATTCGCTGATCCAGTCATCCAGTTCCTGCTGTTCCATTGGATTCAGGGAACCCTTCAGGTGTCTGGTGATGAGATCGGCCTTTCGTTTTGCAATGTTGTCCATGGGAAGAGGTTTTGTCCGGTGCTGATAGTATGTTACTTACAACGAAGAAAATTGGCCTGGATACCAACGCTGCAAAGTATTTTATTTGAATAAAAAATCCCGGCCTAAACGGGAAAGGCCGGGATAAGAGAGCCAGACTTGTTTATAGTCCGGATGAGATGTACTGTTCACACATAATAAAATGCATTGATACAGTATAGAAAAAAAATGAGCGGTAATCACCCAGGGGCCGCCAGACATTGAAGCTTCGGGGGATCGAAGTATAACGAATGAGGTGGGTCAGTGTACCATAGGTAATGACAAAAAAGTTATGATCAGGCCATTTTTTGGGTCAGCACGGAGAGGCGGAGGAATTTCAGTGCGATGGTCTTTTGGTTTTGTACCGTTTGAATGCTGATGTTTAACTGCGCTGCTATTTCGCCATTTTTCATGCCATCGAGATAGGACAGTTTAAAGATGATCTTTCGCTGCGGGGGCAGGTTTTCTATTTCCTCGTATATGCGGCTAAGTAATTCCCCTTCTACCAATCCATTCACAAAACGGGTAGCGGCAGCCATGGGGGAATTGTTG encodes:
- a CDS encoding GNAT family N-acetyltransferase, whose amino-acid sequence is MDNTRQLMLTHDGVRRLVEQFLYRDVNLIAMRPFTEKLLCSPLDPGIRYTPFFYGRLPGDHRVFALRPFCIPLDLPVIYNWIQEYCTAPGKNPFSPVQQLLEAYHDLLTADYSQSLLAEVDGTPILQIDIIRADQDEISLKEDIQSGDYCIHFLFSPHFDAPMSYFASALNSCLYSFFSFPGIKRVFCKAAATDRRSNHLLQEAGFVLNKTVRDYPGKINIYRHDHVPTVTG
- a CDS encoding FecR family protein — encoded protein: MDNIAKRKADLITRHLKGSLNPMEQQELDDWISESDDNRHLFESLTNPEHLRSALNRYDEKRKKILNKIQASIAINNIQQSGWWFRWRRRIIGAGIAVILLAGAWICWQHMNNTSRNMAMALPRRFSNEVWPGCEQAKLTLDDRSVIILVDTINGVLATDANGRTRVFKENGWLSYYSTYAGDSLYYNTIRVPRKGQYKVILPDGSRVWLNAGSTLRYPVVFGSMDRRVELQGEAYFEVTRLPTPLAGNAAPPPGDSAAVLPFVVSLDTGNAEIRALGARFNVKAYDDDAHIHATLLEGVLQLTHGANELTLIPGQEGRLENNGQLAIYNNAHTAEAIAWKEGLFRFKDANIDQVMKQLERWYDIEVIYEDDISDLFTGTIERNTPLSQLLRYLEQLSRVQFAIIGNKVIVSR